One window from the genome of Cucumis melo cultivar AY chromosome 10, USDA_Cmelo_AY_1.0, whole genome shotgun sequence encodes:
- the LOC127151365 gene encoding 26S proteasome regulatory subunit 7 homolog, giving the protein MDVYDQGSFINLIAKHRKWLFDLATLADSFLAYLDELSNENKFQVSKGFLLLRVNEVITMLVFIYHGSIKEIHRRINEILELFVIRKSYMTIIAFGSTALDIYESHFDILKIHSRKMNPMRGIDLKGIAEKMNGASGAEVKAICTEVGMFALRERRVQVTEEDFEMAIAKVMKKDK; this is encoded by the exons ATGG ATGTTTACGATCAGGGAAGCTTTATAAATCTTATAGCGAAGCATAGAAAATG GCTTTTCGACTTG GCTACTTTGGCTGATTCCTTTCTAGCATATCTTGATGAACTCTCTAATGAAAACAAGTTTCAGGTTTCTAAAGGCTTTTTACTTCTCCGTGTAAATGAAGTAATAACTATGTTGGTTTTTAT ATATCATGGAAGTATCAAAGAGATACATAGGAG AATAAATGAAATTCTCGAGTTATTTGTTATCAGAAAGTCATACATGACAATTATAGCATTTGGGTCTACTGCTCTTGACATTTATGAA TCTCATTTTGATATCTTAAAAATACATTCGAGAAAAATGAATCCAATGCGAGGGATCGACTTGAAAGGGATTGCTGAGAAGATGAATGGTGCATCCGGTGCTGAAGTTAAG GCTATTTGCACAGAAGTTGGAATGTTTGCTCTAAGAGAAAGAAGGGTTCAAGTGACAGAAGAAGATTTCGAGATGGCAATTGCAAAGGTTATGAAGAAAGACAAATAA